The Aulosira sp. FACHB-615 genomic interval AGCCGAACTAGATAATTTAATGCAGCAAAAAGCTTGTGTCACCTTTGTGGTAGCCCAACGCATTAGTACAGTCAAAAATGCTGATCGCATTTTATTAATCGATCAAGGTCAATTGGTAGCCCAAGGAACCCATGAAGAATTGATGCAAACTAGTCCACTTTATGGGGCAATTCTCGAATCTCAAATTCAACATCATCAAGTAAAATCTTGATTTATAGCGTTTCTGATTCTAGTGAAGTACAAGCAAGAATAATTAACCGCAGATGGACGCAGATAAATTTGTACCTCAGTAGACTAAGAAAGGCTATATCGCACCAAGCATAGTAACAATTTTACCTCCTGCCTCAACCGCGTAGCGGTAAGTCAAAAGGCAAAAGTAAAAAGGCAAAAATCAAGAATACTTTTGACTTTTGGTTTTTTACTTTTGACTTCTCCGGCTTTGCCGGATTGCCTTCTACTACAGCATAATTAAACCAAGCCTGACACCAGCCGTCACCGCTTCGGTACGAGAAGAAACAGCCAGCTTTTGAAAGATGGATGAAACATGAAATTTCACTGTATGTTCGGAAATTTGTAGACGTTTTGCGATCGCTTTGTTACCCAACCCAGAACCTAACATTCCCAAAACTTCGATTTCTCTGGGTGTCAAAGTTTGCACGGGGTTAGCCACAACTTTTTCGCGGATGGGGAGTAATTCTAAATAATCTGGGTGCAGTACTATCAAACCCGATGCGATCGCTTCGATCGCCGCAGTAATTTCCGCTTCTGTGCTAGTACTGGGTAATATTCCCCGCACACCAGAACGTAAGCTATTTTCTAGGTCAAGACTCTCGATATCTTCTGTAATCAGTAGAATTTGTTGTTCTGATATCAGTTGCAATTTTGTCCAAGTTGATGAAAGATTACTGCTGAAATCTAACAGCAATACATCTGGTTGGAGTTGTTCAAATTCCTTGGTGAATGTCTCTAAATCTGATGTTGTTCCCACTACAGTTAGTTGGGGATGTTGATTGATCAGTGATGACAAACCCACCTGCACCACCACAGAAGCAGCAATGACCACCACTCGGATCATGTCGCCTCCACAGAGGTTTTCTGGGCAATGTCAACAATAAATTGCTTTCTCCCCCGTCGCACTTGTAATGGTATAGACTCTTGGTTGTGATGCAGATATTTAGCCAAGTCATTAGGTCGAGTAAATAACCGTCCTGCAACCCCAATTAACACATCGCCAATTTGCAAACCAACAGTTTCTGCCACACTACCAGGAACTATAGATAATACCAATAAACCGAGACTGCGCCTGTCTAAAACCACAGGTTGCAAGGTGACTCCAAGTTGCCAACGAGGACTACCACTCAGAAAGCGGGTAACCTTGTGGCTGGGAATCGCCACCGCCAAACCGTTGACAATCATTGTATTAATCCCCACAACTCGCCCCAGACAATCAGCTAAACATCCACCAGAATTACCAGGATAAAGCTGTAAATCTGCGATGACGGCTGATTGATGATTGCTGTGAACCATCCCCATTGTGAATGCACCATCATCACCTAAAGGATTACCCACAGCCAGAACTAATTCACCAACTCGCAATGTATCAGAATTAGCAATGGTGGCAGGATGTAAGTTAGTTGCAGTAATTTTGAGTGCGGCTAAATCTTGCTGGGGGTCAAAGTGCGATCGCACAGCCGCAAATACCCGACCATCAGATAATTCTACAGTTGGCTGCTGACTGGTCGCTACATGAGCATTCGTAATAATCAACCCGTCTGCTTGCCAAATCACCCCAGAACCAACTCCCAAACCACCGCTTTTAACTTTGACTGTGCTTTGACGCAGTTTAGCGGCAACTGCGGACAGTTCATCATTGAATTGTGTCATCATATTTGCTTGGAATTATGAGAAATTACTTACTCAACGGTACGTTCGCCAACCACAATATCTAACTCAACTAATGTCCCACCCCGGACAAGCTGCACTTTAATGAGTTTACCAATGCGATCGCTATTATTTAGGAGTGCCAAGACATCGCCTGTATCACTTACGGCGACATTATCCAACCTTACCAACACATCCCCCAGCAATACACCTGCATTGTCAGCCGGACTAGATGATTCCACATTGACAACAATTACCCCCGTTGTCGTTGGTAAATTCAGAAGATTTTTCAAGTTATGCGGTAAGCGTACAGGCTGCATACCTACACCCAAATAACCGCGAGAAATGTGTCCTTTAGTAAGTAATTGATTGACTACACGCTCAATTGTACTAGCCGGAATTGTCAAAGCTGTACCACGCCTTCCAGATGTATTCATTCCCACCACGTAACCAGCCGCATCAACTAGCGCCCCGCCAGCAAAACCAGGGTAAAGCGTGATATCTGGGCGAATAAATTGGTCAATATTGCCACCACTCATACTCCGCCAAGCCCCACTAACTACACTCACCGCCCCCATTGCCGCCCGTATATCACCTTCGCTACTTCTGGCTAATCCCAAAACTAAATGACCAACTTTGAGTTTTGTGATATCACCAATTTGTGCAACTGGAATTGCTGAATTTTGTAGTTGAAAAACAGCTATATCAGTACTAGGGTCATGACCGAGAAATGACAATGGTACAGTGTTTCCATCTGCAAGAGTCGCAGTGATTTCGTCATAACGCCCCAGAGATTCATCAGAAGTCACAATAATATTATTACGCCAGTGAATACCACTGGAGGAAAGACGTTTACCAGCATTAACAGCAACTACAGCATTTCCAGCCTGTTCTACAATGTCCGCTAAACTGTTGGAAAAATCTTGCAATGAAGACATAAAATTATTCGCCAATATTTTGTGATGCTTCTATCTTGTCGCTTTATATCCAGCAATAGCATCGGAAAAATGGGGAGAATGTCACCTAGAAAAATGGCTAGTACAAACAAGGTAAAAGGCAAAAGTCAAAAGGAAAAAGAAAGAAGGTCACTGAGCGTACTTGTACTAAGCGCAGCCGAAGTAGCAGAAGTGTGGTCTGTTTATTTATGCCGACCTGTACTAGTTAAACATGATATGAAAAATATACTGATTATCATTTTCGTTAGCTAATACGTAGCTAGATTAACTAGGTTGTCAATCAGCCAAAAATGAACTAAGGTAGGACTGAATTTTTATAAGGTAAATTAATATAAACTTTTCCGAAATTTAGTCTTAATAATTGGTAACTGCTGAATGTAAGTCATTGATTTGGCGGATAAATAGCAGATTCGCCGTTTATGATTTACAGCAACTGATTGAAAAAATTAATGAGTAATGAATAATGAGTAATGAGTCAAAAATTTACTTATTAATAACTACTTATTACTCATTACTTAATACTCAGTTGTAAAAACATCTATATATGCAACAAAGCTTAATAAAGTATTTAGGAAATATCCTGTAAAAGAGCTTGAAGAAATAGCATAATCGTTATTAAAAGGAAGTATCATTTAGCCCTGCTAGTTCTGTGGATAATTGTGATTGATTTGTGTAACCACTAAGGCTAAAATTACAGGTTTTAAGTTTTGTGACTCACTATTATAGATGCTGGACGAACATATCCAAAAACTAGTAGAAAAGTCAATAAAAATTATTTCTAGAGGATATGTTGATTGCATGAATTAGCATAGCGATCGCGTAGTTTTTTTGAAGGAGAATATCTTATATGGCGCGTAAGAAAAAATCATCAGGTTTTCAATTTCAGCATTCAATTGACACAAGATGTCCTATTTGTTGTATTTTGCCACCTCACATGCTAGAGCATGTCGCTGTGAATGGTAATCCGCAGCAACGTTCTTGGGCGTTTCATACGTTAAACGTTTCCGCGCAGTTCCGTGGGCGACGGAATGTTGTCGGGAATATTTTCTTCTCTCCTTCTCCGGGTGAGAAGCGACGCACTATCTACGACGCAAAAAATGGACAGCAACTTCCCGGTACTTTAGTACGTAGTGAAGGTGATCCGCCAAGCATTGATGAAGCAGTGAATGAAGCTTATGATGCTGCTGGTGCTACTTATGACTTGTATTATGAAGTATTTGAACGCAACTCGATTGATGATAAGGGTTTGCGGTTAGACTCTAGCGTTCATTATGGTGTCAAATATGACAACGCCTTTTGGAACGGGGATCAAATGGTCTATGGTGATGGCGATGGCGAACTGTTCCAACGCTTCACAAAATGTATTGATATTATTGGGCATGAGTTAACACATGGAGTAACTCAATACGAAGCTGGTTTGCAATATTATGGTGAACCAGGGGCTTTGAACGAATCCTTTTCAGATGTTTTTGGTTCCTTGGTCAAACAAAGATTAAAAAATCAAACAGCCGACCAAGCAGACTGGATTATTGGTGAAGGTCTTTTAGCGCCCGGTGTGAAAGGTATTGGTATTCGCTCGATGAAAGCCCCAGGAACCGCCTATGATGATCCTGTGTTGGGCAAAGATCCGCAACCAGCACACATGCGGAATAAGTTTATGGGTTGGGAAGATAACGCGGGTGTGCATATCAATTCTGGTATTCCCAACTATGCCTTTTATTTAGCCGCCGTGGAAATTGGCGGTTATGCTTGGGAAAAAGCTGGGAAAATCTGGTACATTGCTTTACGCGATCGCTTGCGTAACCAAGCACAATTTAAAACCGCCGCTAATGTCACCATCCAAGTAGCGGGAGAACTCTACGGTACAGATAGTCTAGAACAAAAAGCTGTACAGAATGCTTGGCAAAAAGTAGGAGTAATTTAAGCAGAATTCAGGAGTCAGAAGCCAGAATACAGAACGGACTGTGCAGATAGTAAGACGAAAAATTAAGGTTTCTCGATAGGGTGTAAGAGTATAGGGTGTAAGGGTGTAAGTGTTCAAAACCCTTACACCCTATACCCATTCACCCCTACACCCAGTCTCAACAGACAATCTTCTTGCGTCACTCCTGTTCTGACTTCTTTTCATTGTTGCTAAACTGGGGGAAGATAGTTTTTTCTCCCAGCTTTTATATACAACGGAGAGCAAAACAATGCGGATCACATTTGAACGCACAGGTGGCTTTGCTGGCATAACGAAGAAAACAACCCTAGACACCAACAATCTTCCACCAAAGGAAGCTAAAGAACTACCATTATTAGTCCAAGCGGCGGATTTATTTCGCTTACCTGCACAAATTCCCTCGCCAAATCCCCAGAGCGATCGCTTTCAGTATAGGTTAACTGTAGAAGATAACGATAAACAGCACACAGTCATTGTTAGTGAAGCAGCCTTACCCGGAACTTTAAGACCTTTAATTGAATGGCTCAATCATCTGGCTATTCAAAGAGGGTAGGATTAGGGGGACAAGGGAGACAAGGGGGACAAGGGAGATAGAGGTTTTTGAGTTAATCAAAAATATTCAATTTGTTTTTTAGACTAACGAAAAAATCATTACTCAGCACTCAGCACTTAG includes:
- a CDS encoding M4 family metallopeptidase, which translates into the protein MARKKKSSGFQFQHSIDTRCPICCILPPHMLEHVAVNGNPQQRSWAFHTLNVSAQFRGRRNVVGNIFFSPSPGEKRRTIYDAKNGQQLPGTLVRSEGDPPSIDEAVNEAYDAAGATYDLYYEVFERNSIDDKGLRLDSSVHYGVKYDNAFWNGDQMVYGDGDGELFQRFTKCIDIIGHELTHGVTQYEAGLQYYGEPGALNESFSDVFGSLVKQRLKNQTADQADWIIGEGLLAPGVKGIGIRSMKAPGTAYDDPVLGKDPQPAHMRNKFMGWEDNAGVHINSGIPNYAFYLAAVEIGGYAWEKAGKIWYIALRDRLRNQAQFKTAANVTIQVAGELYGTDSLEQKAVQNAWQKVGVI
- a CDS encoding S1C family serine protease, which translates into the protein MSSLQDFSNSLADIVEQAGNAVVAVNAGKRLSSSGIHWRNNIIVTSDESLGRYDEITATLADGNTVPLSFLGHDPSTDIAVFQLQNSAIPVAQIGDITKLKVGHLVLGLARSSEGDIRAAMGAVSVVSGAWRSMSGGNIDQFIRPDITLYPGFAGGALVDAAGYVVGMNTSGRRGTALTIPASTIERVVNQLLTKGHISRGYLGVGMQPVRLPHNLKNLLNLPTTTGVIVVNVESSSPADNAGVLLGDVLVRLDNVAVSDTGDVLALLNNSDRIGKLIKVQLVRGGTLVELDIVVGERTVE
- a CDS encoding response regulator transcription factor is translated as MIRVVVIAASVVVQVGLSSLINQHPQLTVVGTTSDLETFTKEFEQLQPDVLLLDFSSNLSSTWTKLQLISEQQILLITEDIESLDLENSLRSGVRGILPSTSTEAEITAAIEAIASGLIVLHPDYLELLPIREKVVANPVQTLTPREIEVLGMLGSGLGNKAIAKRLQISEHTVKFHVSSIFQKLAVSSRTEAVTAGVRLGLIML
- a CDS encoding protealysin inhibitor emfourin produces the protein MRITFERTGGFAGITKKTTLDTNNLPPKEAKELPLLVQAADLFRLPAQIPSPNPQSDRFQYRLTVEDNDKQHTVIVSEAALPGTLRPLIEWLNHLAIQRG
- a CDS encoding S1C family serine protease, coding for MMTQFNDELSAVAAKLRQSTVKVKSGGLGVGSGVIWQADGLIITNAHVATSQQPTVELSDGRVFAAVRSHFDPQQDLAALKITATNLHPATIANSDTLRVGELVLAVGNPLGDDGAFTMGMVHSNHQSAVIADLQLYPGNSGGCLADCLGRVVGINTMIVNGLAVAIPSHKVTRFLSGSPRWQLGVTLQPVVLDRRSLGLLVLSIVPGSVAETVGLQIGDVLIGVAGRLFTRPNDLAKYLHHNQESIPLQVRRGRKQFIVDIAQKTSVEAT